Proteins encoded in a region of the Coffea eugenioides isolate CCC68of chromosome 4, Ceug_1.0, whole genome shotgun sequence genome:
- the LOC113768249 gene encoding protein EARLY-RESPONSIVE TO DEHYDRATION 7, chloroplastic-like, which produces MPKSSSLYPEVNESNPESIESQLFACADKKRPTSPSSSSSLHPSVDLNDVAQKLFPDGEDDHDVQVEIQEDPDSQRNVALESSEEVIIKIPGAIVHLIDKEQSVELANGELSIILLRQGDNVVAVFARIEDEIQWPLAKDEAAVKLDESHYFFTLRVPPESTDGVGSEENVLNYGLTIAAKGQEGLLRELDGVLEKYSAFRVEKMAEKGAAEGWWAVAKDVSPEEMERDEKKGQFVEKSSAAYWTALAPNVEDYSGGVARMIAAGSGHLVKGILWCGDVTVDRLKWGNEFVKMRMGAGTESEISSEALSRMKRVKKMTEMSEELATGILSGVVKVSGFFTSSIANSKAGQKFFSLLPGEIVLASLDGFNKVCDAVEVAGKNVMSTSAVVTTDLVSQKYGEQAAGVTHEGLGAAGHAIGTAWAVFKIRKAFNPKSVIKPSTLVKATAEANAPNLKAGQKM; this is translated from the coding sequence ATGCCCAAATCAAGCTCTCTCTACCCAGAAGTGAATGAATCAAACCCAGAATCTATAGAATCACAACTATTTGCTTGTGCAGATAAGAAAAGACCCACTTCGCCTTCCTCCTCATCCTCTTTGCACCCTTCTGTCGATTTGAATGATGTGGCGCAAAAGCTCTTTCCGGACGGCGAAGACGACCACGACGTTCAAGTGGAGATTCAGGAGGATCCAGACAGTCAGAGGAATGTAGCTTTGGAGTCATCTGAGGAAGTAATTATCAAAATCCCAGGTGCTATAGTGCATTTGATTGATAAAGAGCAGAGTGTTGAGCTCGCAAATGGAGAACTCTCAATTATTTTGCTCCGGCAAGGTGATAACGTCGTGGCTGTGTTTGCTAGAATCGAAGATGAAATTCAGTGGCCCTTGGCTAAAGATGAAGCTGCAGTTAAGCTTGACGAGTCCCATTATTTTTTCACTTTACGAGTCCCGCCCGAAAGTACTGACGGTGTCGGGAGCGAAGAGAATGTTTTGAATTATGGGCTGACGATCGCTGCAAAAGGGCAGGAAGGATTGTTGAGGGAGTTGGATGGTGTGTTGGAGAAGTACAGTGCATTTAGAGTGGAGAAGATGGCGGAGAAAGGGGCGGCTGAAGGCTGGTGGGCGGTGGCTAAGGATGTCTCGCCGGAGGAGATGGAGAGAGATGAGAAGAAGGGTCAGTTTGTGGAGAAGAGCTCTGCTGCGTATTGGACTGCGCTGGCTCCTAACGTGGAGGATTACAGTGGAGGTGTTGCGAGGATGATAGCGGCTGGATCAGGGCACCTGGTGAAGGGGATATTGTGGTGTGGAGATGTTACAGTGGACAGGTTGAAGTGGGGAAATGAGTTCGTGAAGATGAGGATGGGCGCGGGAACAGAGTCTGAGATCAGTTCTGAAGCTCTTAGTAGGATGAAAAGGGTCAAAAAGATGACAGAAATGTCCGAGGAATTGGCTACAGGAATACTTTCCGGGGTTGTGAAAGTGTCTGGATTCTTCACAAGTTCAATAGCAAACTCAAAGGCAGGGCAAAAGTTTTTCAGCCTTCTTCCTGGGGAGATTGTTCTGGCGTCCTTGGATGGATTTAACAAGGTGTGTGATGCTGTTGAGGTTGCCGGGAAAAATGTGATGTCAACCAGCGCAGTTGTAACGACAGACCTTGTTTCTCAGAAGTATGGGGAACAAGCAGCAGGGGTGACACATGAAGGACTTGGTGCTGCAGGGCATGCTATTGGGACTGCCTGGGCTGTGTTCAAGATTAGGAAGGCTTTCAACCCCAAGAGTGTAATAAAACCTTCTACTCTTGTGAAAGCTACTGCTGAGGCTAATGCTCCCAACCTCAAGGCTGGACAGAAAATGTAA
- the LOC113769245 gene encoding uncharacterized protein LOC113769245, translating into MSYFYRRFGETVSHHFHRVLRAIIALEDQFLHQLMGEQVPSEILNSARFYPYYKDCVGAIGGTHVRVKVSSIDAAKYRGRKEHLTQNVLAACKYYLVDVGFMLRRGLLTPYRNFDPDLEYINEADEELARQSPSEKESGDISAEKDHAQGESLRNEIAMQMWNDYLT; encoded by the exons atgTCATACTTTTATCGTCGTTTCGGAGAAACTGTTAGtcatcattttcatagagtttTACGAGCAATTATAGCATTGGAGGATCAATTTCTTCACCAGCTTATGGGAGAACAAGTTCCTTCAGAAATACTTAATAGTGCAAGATTTTATCCATATTATAAG GATTGTGTGGGTGCAATTGGTGGAACCCATGTTCGTGTTAAGGTGTCCAGCATTGATGCGGCAAAATATCGTGGTAGAAAAGAGCATCTAACACAAAATGTGCTAGCTGCAT GTAAATATTATCTTGTTGATGTTGGATTCATGTTGAGAAGGGGACTTCTTACACCTTACAGAAAT TTTGATCCTGACTTGGAGTACATTAATGAAGCGGATGAGGAATTGGCACGTCAATCTCCATCGGAGAAAGAAAGTGGAGATATAAGTGCTGAAAAAGATCATGCTCAAGGAGAGAGTTTAAGGAATGAAATAGCAATGCAAATGTGGAATGATTACTTGACTTGA
- the LOC113769246 gene encoding uncharacterized protein LOC113769246 — MKKDPSIMKENMKWTLAMDEVFIQALLDQHYKVFWVDGTFTPTAYNNIINELKKKLGIEFTKNHLKNQLKTLKEHFKESCDFFRNGKLSGFSWNPFTKTWGAEPEVWEQLLQDSLEELFAKDRAIGQGAETAKEKRMRWMNEPNGVQFESIIEIDDMLSQNEISLENFNNSSKELDAQRSKACNNKQSQGTTATQGKQRKVTCDEEFESLKGALHNIADSLREGNTILEKSRPGVYSEKEIYDELVNIGVEADLIDDYYVFLCQNTEKVRSFFGCPSERRRNILNKLMNGF, encoded by the exons ATGAAGAAAGATCCAAGCATCATGAAGGAAAACATGAAATGGACTCTAGCAATGGATGAAGTCTTCATTCAAGCCCTTTTGGATCAGCATTATAAAGTATTTTGGGTGGATGGAACTTTTACACCAACTGCATACAACAATATTATCAATGAGTTGAAGAAGAAACTTGGAATAgaatttaccaaaaatcatttgaagaATCAATTGAAGACACTCAAGGAACACTTCAAAGAGTCCTGTGATTTCTTTAGAAATGGAAAATTGAGTGGTTTTTCTTGGAATCCATTCACAAAAACTTGGGGCGCTGAACCTGAAGTTTGGGAACAACTTCTACAG GATAGCTTAGAAGAACTTTTTGCTAAAGATAGGGCAATAGGACAGGGTGCTGAAACAGCGAAAGAGAAACGTATGCGTTGGATGAATGAACCAAATGGAGTGCAGTTTGAAAGTATTATTGAGATTGACGACATGCTATCTCAAAATGAGATCAGTCTAGagaatttcaataattcaagtaagGAGTTGGATGCACAACGATCAAAGGCTTGTAACAACAAACAATCTCAAGGTACAACAGCAACACAAGGTAAGCAAAGAAAAGTCACATGTGATGAAGAATTTGAAAGTTTGAAGGGTGCGCTTCACAACATTGCTGATTCACTAAGAGAAGGTAATACTATTCTTGAAAAATCTAGGCCAGGAGTATATTCAGAGAAAGAGATTTATGATGAACTTGTTAATATTGGAGTTGAGGCAGACCTGATTGATGATTATTATGTGTTCCTTTGTCAAAACACCGAGAAAGTAAGAAGCTTCTTTGGGTGCCCATCGGAAAGACGTAGGAATATTTTGAACAAGCTGATGAATGGATTTTAG